The following proteins are co-located in the Deltaproteobacteria bacterium genome:
- a CDS encoding SDR family oxidoreductase, which yields MSNSFGEKILDGKVAFVAGGTRGFNLAIAQKYAEHGCKVVVSSRNEERCSTAAQSIIDMGAEAMGIPCDVRDYDALQEVYKHTKEKFGPIDLVVAAQAGNFYAPAIGMSTNAYRSIIDIDLIGTFNVFRGAFEHINRPGASMLAITAPEGVRPLPFQSHVCAAKAAVNMLLKCLAVEWGPAGVRVNGLSPGPIEGSWGMDNVIAKDPAMKETITNAIPLKRWGVDKDIADGALFLASDAASWITGTILDIDGGVTIASPGSGDTDAVNFGDNDKVRGPGKGDR from the coding sequence ATGAGCAACAGTTTTGGTGAAAAGATTCTTGATGGCAAAGTCGCTTTTGTAGCTGGCGGCACACGCGGTTTTAACTTGGCCATTGCTCAAAAATATGCCGAGCACGGTTGCAAAGTTGTGGTGTCCAGCCGCAACGAAGAGCGCTGCTCCACCGCGGCCCAAAGTATCATCGACATGGGCGCCGAAGCCATGGGCATTCCCTGCGATGTGCGTGACTACGATGCCCTTCAAGAAGTGTATAAGCACACGAAAGAGAAGTTTGGCCCAATCGATTTGGTAGTCGCCGCGCAAGCTGGCAACTTCTATGCACCCGCCATCGGCATGAGCACCAATGCTTACCGCTCCATCATCGACATCGACCTCATCGGTACCTTCAATGTCTTTCGAGGCGCGTTCGAACACATCAATCGCCCCGGCGCCTCCATGCTGGCCATTACGGCTCCTGAAGGCGTGCGACCTCTACCCTTCCAAAGCCATGTGTGCGCCGCCAAGGCAGCCGTCAACATGCTTCTAAAGTGTTTGGCCGTGGAATGGGGCCCTGCGGGTGTAAGAGTGAACGGACTCTCTCCTGGCCCAATCGAAGGCTCCTGGGGCATGGACAACGTGATTGCCAAAGACCCAGCCATGAAAGAAACCATCACCAATGCCATCCCGCTTAAGCGTTGGGGCGTAGATAAAGACATCGCCGATGGCGCGCTCTTTTTAGCATCGGATGCAGCCAGCTGGATAACAGGAACCATCTTGGACATCGACGGCGGTGTAACCATTGCCAGCCCAGGTTCAGGTGACACCGATGCAGTGAATTTTGGGGATAACGATAAGGTGAGAGGCCCGGGTAAAGGGGACCGCTGA